The genomic DNA atttgattgtacTCGACACATTACCCCTATCTCTCTCACCTTCCCTGCAATTTTTAGCTCTATCTTCTTTTCCTCCATCTGGCAATGGAGTTTGGTTTTGCTCTGTTTTCTTTATTCCAAATTTAGTTCCCTCTTGTGATTTGGTCTTCTTTGTAAAGAGAGGAGCAGTCAATTTTGGGGACGACAATGGAATTACAGCTTCTGATGTTTCCTTTGTTTCAGCAGAAGTAGAGTTCTTGCTGAATCCAACACCAGCCCTTGAGGTAGGGAGAATAGTTTGCTTTGTCCCTTGATTTTCATTAAGCAATCTTTGCTGTAAGTAAAGAAGCATAGGAAGCCAGAGTGAATATGAAAATGGCCAATCTGATTAACTAACAAAGAGCTGCACATCCTTTTTTGGACAATGAAGGGCTTACCTCTAATTCACTATTGAACCGTTCAGCCAAGTAAGGAAGCTTCAGTGCAGTAACAAGCTTGATTGCACCCTTCACAGATTTTTCCATTGATAAAAGCTTCACAAGTTCAGTAGCCCTCACAAGCTTATCACCTGTTATAACCACCACAAGTAAGCATAACATACTTATGTTTAGAATCTAAATTACACAGGCGGGAAAGTGGCTAGGATATAAATGATACGTCCCCTCTTTGGATGTAAACATAGACAGTAAATATTCACCATTGCAGCAGGATGCAATAAGCCTCAAGATGCATCTATCTTGAGCTGCTTCCATAGTAAAAGCCTCATCATCAAGTGAAGCAGTGTCCAAACCAGCACCAGCCATTTCTTCTATTCTCTTTTGAATCTGCAGGTATACATAGAATAGCCACAGCCACTGAACAGTATTAGTGACAACATATAATATTAAGAAAAGAGGTATTAACCAGCTGTCCTTTCTActagaaatatttatttttcctctatAAATAGTATCATATGATAAGGGTGTTAGAATATACAGTTCCTGTCCTTAACTCAGAATATAAAACACGTCGTTCATTTCTCAAACACatcaaactaattcaaatttaaaattacaactGGCAAACCTGATAGGTTATACAATATTAAGCAAAGAGGCTGTGAAATATGAAGGGGCAGAAAGAAGAACCTGTAAGAGATGCATGGTATTCAGTATAAATTCATTTTCAAGGGCTTCAGCTCCAAGGTCAGACGATGCAAGAGGAAATGAAAGATTCATCAGAGTGAGGACGGGTTTGGGCATCACCTGAGAAGGGGGAGAAAGTcaataaataaatcacaaaaagatAGAGCATAAGGAGAAGTCGTGAGCTATCCTACCTGTGGGAATAATTCTGGACTTTTGCAAACAATACAAAACAGCTTGTTTGCACTCAACCCGACCACCCAATAGTTTTCATCTGGCTTCTCTTTACTAGCACTGAATAGtaaatctttattaaataatGTACTGGACTAGGAAGCTATAACaggaaaatttttaattcagagAATAATTCCATATTCTTGAAAGAATCTTGAACCTGAAGAGCGGTAGCCAACTGCCACCATATTGGCTGGTAAACACTCTTAGCACGCCCTACAATTTTACAAACTCAGATATCATATCAAGAAGCAATATTCAGGGTCATAGAAAGTTAAATGGCTTGAGAACAGAGCTGATAATACCTTAGAATCATAGGAACTTAATTGGCCTTCTTCACTAAACCCAAACCATGTTAGATGTGAACCAGGAGTTAATGGCAGACGTCCTCTGAGAGGCTGAGTTCCATTAGCTATGTTGAATACTCTGAACTCTAACATCTGCATGTTACAGATGGGATTACATTTAATTTTAGCAAATATCAATCATTATGAGATAACAAGTTCAAACCATTAACCCTGCCAGTGTGTCAGTGTGACAGTGTCTTCAGCAAGCAGATAGTTAACTATTTTGTCCAGAAAAATTTTGACACTTACATCATCATGGACTTGAGTATTATTGGTTATGCCtgtgtatatgtatatttaCTAAGTAGTACCAATATGATTCCAGGTTGAGCCTTGGACCAATCAGCACTCTGAGAAAATGAAACAGATTATTGAAAGTTGAAGCAAGACCTGATCATTTGAGGGAAGACAGTCAGACACATGAGAGACGACCGCAAGTTCGTCCTTGAAGCCTGATGCAGTCACCACAGGCCCATCAAGGGAAAGAACATGTTTCTGAGGCAGAAAATTGCTTTCAGCAAAACAGAGATTCGCAGACAACAGCTCAAATATTATcgaaataaaatactaatatattAGGATCTATGTGAAATCATTTTTACTCAGGAACCACAAGAACCCATTAAGGTATTGGCTCAATTCGTTTTGTTCCCTCATTTTCAGAGTCACAACTGAATGTGAAAGGAAACAGATTCGCCTTTCCAATTTTCAGCCACATgaacccaaaaacaaatatcattTTCACCCGAAATGTGACACCcctattcttcttttttttcttttttttttttttgggtaataatGCAAAATTTCCGCTATTGTTGTAGTTCCTAGAGTTTCCAAAACAAAGCTCTATCAATGATTAGGAATTATTTATTCTTAAGAAAACTGTAAATTTTATAAGTGTTGCTAGAAGATTAGATGAATACCAAAGAATACAAATTCTCTATATGTATTACTCTTTCAAGTTAGGAGGTTACTACAACTACTTACAAGTTTTTTCTTCCCTCTTCCTATTTGGTGCTGCTTATGTACAATATCCCCCTACTTTAGAAAAGCAAATTACAACATTGTCATTGGTGCCATTGTTGCATTCTTTCCAGCAAAGTTATGACCCTCGTAAGttaatagatcaaccatcaTGGTCAAAGCACTCTCAATCTCGACTatgaatataatatattttgcagaaatacaaaatgaaactaCTTTTGAGATGACTACAAAATGAAAGAATATAATCATAATCCATAATTCAAAAACTAACAATTTTAAACCACCACCACCCTccccaccccaccccaaaaTGGGGATGAAAGATAAGTCATGAGGTAAGATAGTAATGATGTTTATTTGACAAACCTGCAAACCACCCTCGGTAAAGATGCgaagaaaattaaaacttgTAATTGCAGCTACCCAGGGAGTACCAAGAGCCACAGCCTTCACTTCTTCCCCTTCTAATCTCATAGACCACTGCATTTGCAATACAAATCCAAAGTCAGCTCACTGTAAAACTTCCCATTCAGTGTGCAGAGACAGTTAAACATTGGCAGGGGCAAGTATGTGCATGTCTAAAAAACCGCAGAAAGTTAAAGCATGAACACTTTTAAGAGGCAAATGATCGTACCTCACTATTATTTGCCCAGGTACTGAACGGGCAATACATAAGAGTACTCATGTTCTTCTCACCCTTACAATGGTTTGCAAAAACACTTCCATTCTCATTTAATGCAGCCATTGTAAAGCCAAAATGATCGGTCATGGAGGGAACTCGTGGACCTCTGCCAGTATCATGAAAGTCAATCTGTATCCAAAATCATTGAACTATTAGTACATAACCACACCCTCCTGCTACACACATGCTTCTTAGTAAAAGTTGCGCCTGCAAGAAAGAACAAAGGAAAGACTAGAAACTGAACCTAACCAACCAAAGGCTTGGATTACCTCTATATGGGAGTATCCATCAtgttcaattgtggttatactTCCAACCATATTGTAGCACAAAAAGCGCCTTTTTCCATCCCTGACTGGAGTAGCACCTGGCTGAAATGCCTCCTGCATTTTTGGACTAGCAGATGTCGTTATTCTTCTCAGCCCTTCATTCCGATTATTCAAACTTTCCTTGTGAACATGATTCACTTTCTTACGGGATTCAACCTTCGGAGGCAAGTTCCATTCATCACGACCATCCTCATCTAAACTTTCGTCATATGCAGACTGCTTGCGTAGCCTTTTCCTTGTAGAAGGTTCAGATTCACCATGGCTATCTTCACCAAGATCACTTAGACTACCAGATGCACTAAGACCTTGTTCCTCTTCATCAAACAAGAGGAGCCCATTACTATGCTTTGATTGTAAATTTGGAACATCCGCAGTAGGAGATTTCATTGACGAAGGAACAACTGATTCCCACACACCATACTTTCCCATAACATCAATTACAGCCAGTGCATTGCCAATTGGCTTCCATACCATGCAACTTATTTTATCATCAAATTTATGTCTATCAATATCCTGCTTCTGATCAACATCCCAGATCAGAACCTGTCTATCTAAACCAGAAGTAGCCAAGTACTTACCGTTTGGTGACCAAGACAAGAAACAAATAGGTTGCATGTGATCACCTCTCAAGGAAAACAGCTTTTCAGCTGTATCTCTGTCGTACATCACCACATCATTTCTCAAACCGGGGACAGCTAAGGTCTCCCCATCAGGACTCCAGCTAACTACATTCATTACAGAAAGGTCAGAACCAGTATCAGGAGCTATACCTTTAAGAGTGTGCAATGTTCTTCCAGAGTGGATCTCCCAATATATGACAGTACCGGACGAATCAATAGATGTCAAGTATTCACTATTAGGGTCAAAAGATAAGCCAGTGACCGGTCCTTTATGTCCTTTGAGAACTCTTGCAATTGAACCGTCAATTGTGTTGATTAGCTTAATACCCTCATCATCACCAGCAGCTGCCAACATGCTCCCTGATCTATTAAATGCAAGGGCACGTATTGGGAGTGTGA from Corylus avellana chromosome ca6, CavTom2PMs-1.0 includes the following:
- the LOC132184228 gene encoding protein ENHANCER OF LHP1 1; this encodes MSQAKPISKVAMKVRSVKLREAHKAAAASANNGRGSFCSVLWDQQALHLVTASSSDPSISIHDPLQPSSAPKILRHHRDGVTALAISPNSTCLASGSVDHSVKLYKFPGGEFETNITRFTLPIRALAFNRSGSMLAAAGDDEGIKLINTIDGSIARVLKGHKGPVTGLSFDPNSEYLTSIDSSGTVIYWEIHSGRTLHTLKGIAPDTGSDLSVMNVVSWSPDGETLAVPGLRNDVVMYDRDTAEKLFSLRGDHMQPICFLSWSPNGKYLATSGLDRQVLIWDVDQKQDIDRHKFDDKISCMVWKPIGNALAVIDVMGKYGVWESVVPSSMKSPTADVPNLQSKHSNGLLLFDEEEQGLSASGSLSDLGEDSHGESEPSTRKRLRKQSAYDESLDEDGRDEWNLPPKVESRKKVNHVHKESLNNRNEGLRRITTSASPKMQEAFQPGATPVRDGKRRFLCYNMVGSITTIEHDGYSHIEIDFHDTGRGPRVPSMTDHFGFTMAALNENGSVFANHCKGEKNMSTLMYCPFSTWANNSEWSMRLEGEEVKAVALGTPWVAAITSFNFLRIFTEGGLQKHVLSLDGPVVTASGFKDELAVVSHVSDCLPSNDQMLEFRVFNIANGTQPLRGRLPLTPGSHLTWFGFSEEGQLSSYDSKGVLRVFTSQYGGSWLPLFSASKEKPDENYWVVGLSANKLFCIVCKSPELFPQVMPKPVLTLMNLSFPLASSDLGAEALENEFILNTMHLLQIQKRIEEMAGAGLDTASLDDEAFTMEAAQDRCILRLIASCCNGDKLVRATELVKLLSMEKSVKGAIKLVTALKLPYLAERFNSELEQRLLNENQGTKQTILPTSRAGVGFSKNSTSAETKETSEAVIPLSSPKLTAPLFTKKTKSQEGTKFGIKKTEQNQTPLPDGGKEDRAKNCREGERDRGNVSSTIKSSIAFMKSSDKQEVKRGEEKQVEAHRPSNPFRKSSIR